The following proteins are encoded in a genomic region of Oncorhynchus kisutch isolate 150728-3 linkage group LG18, Okis_V2, whole genome shotgun sequence:
- the LOC109909380 gene encoding A-kinase anchor protein SPHKAP-like isoform X3, giving the protein MAGAKCLLKTPSNFQSSAMFQSSESGDAEGVSTDSTLGSSVTACKKVLCSSSVLDSSEYWLRNEKALCRLGLLEDDAEGRSNTMCFVNLDQQKVDRHNDSCIKKLASISPDLPKLVGSLSVRQPKVNEILLLGGLETPDPSHPHQYPTHTQGQRGTDVCLVQCPGGRRPTSIIYEINKFLIGLQWGQERQGSQGRMMAGQRMDDDTNRSFSSIEEDFLTASEHLGDDSEDDGLRNECSDVAVGLADAEHSDRPACQRGRLGQNQWQDSEDSEVTICSPPATKKQGGRAPARASGHHNKESAGHYATNLAESVLQDAFIRLSQDEPSFATEAAVSMTPGSHRPPAVLTSTGVEEPSRARACSFELPKIVIVQSPDNCEGLPEWLGTQASHVAVEYGVCGAARQVTAEHGPEAHSFHTTTTTSGRHPNKPLQQALACAASVIGTISSPQVAEQLAMEPTEEDMEREGQRDPEGTNYSFSSAMCGMAQVAGAVAVVELAKEAEEGGCESEDDSTTEVYSAASVGLLSAAQASTAITLHCSIAEGTSIEAFRTSIAEVLHKEAAGVLAQPQDYKSVAHLLESTHNRIVDGITSPKKSYLDKMDETKVDDFISEVANGLFKHAFEKAKKKRELEGPGKDVPNIQGFLQESVSNVLFDVLCLTSKRIGDISKYDIGSFDRQEGDVGSRDYETAANTKEPLSQLQRFDGSSQPDNYEAHWAEKTPIYSAIREDKYGLERESEPYGSHSSPHFREQQQLGQAQTKVSSSTKDCYDLQGQQARGNIREPFTESLAHQVSSSLGTEKRWRASTDSRQSSLTPQSSFSSSSTGALVCLKMDSESRTTPVNYFADDLATTVVSMATELAAICLENSSGKQPWFCALKGAAGYYPEGGYLLPSCCTALRRKEGQNGGVASKKHRPPRLSEIKRKTEEQPELMECLVNRVVDETVNLDDMPQTLDPFALFASEVTARIMNCPELNVVDTSKPGQQTRSRLQCERWSRGKAASYESIPEEDAGPPGTPNTLGPGSRLGQNLSRGGSISKQSSCESITDEFSRFMVNQMEMEGRGFDLLLDYYAGQNASSILAAAVQQAATKKNGHLNVRATSCLSKQSSTESITEEFYRFMLKDMDMESKDYSMGRTKEWSNSLLPPSPRTLFCIRQSSVPDRRFSDSRLTVNSPIKANSFDGFVRNVHGDTLNIYPTNSVQVSATGLCKSDSCLYQRGQTDQITDMLIHETWSSSIESLMRKNKIIADPEDSIDLVDAESQTHMLQYANRLAADIVETGKSVLQDGDGAGGGGVVGRQQHMPVGERRRGFKQSRPGCTRSRASQEQPGGGGDSTCTAAGPPVRGPREVPVPVIHIETDQRDDPESGNLVERAWHHPWDPAPPEGTAQWRAERASVSRSRNGNSSTSSLGLADLEGLSDIPSQSTVNSEEADKGHLRESKENVNEGSSLWTVGGSSSHRELLVVNCDLDPECVDSELRLALQWIAASELGLHAVYFRKCKERTSKVGAAQHMQFQRVLQLVSQKAWRIGDLFNAVIQFCKLHQEEEDGGSSLSSLFDWLLETH; this is encoded by the exons GTGCTGTGCAGTAGCAGTGTGCTGGACTCGTCAGAGTACTGGCTGAGGAATGagaaggctctgtgcaggctggGCCTCCTGGAGGATGACGCTGAGGGGAGAAGCAATACG ATGTGCTTTGTGAATCTGGACCAGCAGAAGGTGGATCGTCACAACGACAGCTGCATCAAG AAACTGGCCTCCATCTCTCCAGACCTGCCCAAGCTGGTTGGCTCTCTGAGCGTGCGACAGCCCAAGGTGAACGAGATCCTGCTGCTCGGTGGTTTGGAGACTCCGGACCCCTCTCACCCTCACCAGtaccccacccacacacag GGCCAGAGGGGTACAGATGTGTGCCTGGTCCAGTGTCCTGGGGGCCGGCGGCCCACCAGCATCATCTATGAGATCAACAAGTTCCTGATCGGGCTACAGTGGGGTCAGGAGAGGCAGGGGTCTCAGGGGCGGATGATGGCAGGGCAGAGGATGGATGACGACACCAACCGCTCCTTCTCATCCATAGAGGAGGACTTTCTCACTGCCTCAGAACACCTGGGGGATGACAGCGAGGATGACGGCTTACGAAATG agtgcagtgatgtggcAGTGGGGTTGGCAGACGCAGAGCACAGCGATAGACCTGCGTGTCAGAGGGGACGCCTGGGCCAGAACCAGTGGCAGGACAGCGAGGACTCTGAGGTGACCATTTGCTCCCCTCCAGCCACCAAGAAACAAGGAGGAAGGGCACCGGCGAGAGCTAGCGGTCACCACAATAAGGAGTCAGCCGGCCACTACGCCACCAACCTGGCTGAGTCGGTACTGCAGGACGCCTTCATCCGCCTGTCTCAGGACGAACCGTCCTTCGCCACCGAGGCTGCTGTGAGCATGACCCCTGGCAGCCACCGCCCCCCTGCCGTCCTCACCAGCACAGGAGTCGAGGAGCCCTCTCGGGCACGTGCCTGCTCTTTCGAGCTGCCTAAGATCGTCATAGTGCAGAGCCCGGATAATTGCGAGGGCCTACCGGAGTGGCTGGGTACTCAGGCCTCTCACGTGGCTGTGGAGTATGGTGTTTGTGGTGCTGCCAGACAGGTAACGGCGGAACACGGACCAGAGGCCCATAGCTtccacactaccaccactaccagtgGACGACACCCCAACAAACCCCTGCAGCAGGCCCTGGCATGTGCTGCCAGTGTCATCGGCACCATCTCCAGCCCACAGGTAGCAGAGCAGCTAGCGATGGAGCCAACAGAggaggacatggagagagagggacagagagacccTGAGGGCACCAACTACTCCTTCTCCTCAGCCATGTGTGGTATGGCCCAGGTGGCGGGGGCAGTGGCCGTGGTGGAGCTAGCTAAAGAGGCCGAGGAGGGGGGCTGCGAGTCAGAAGATGACTCCACCACTGAGGTCTACTCAGCTGCCTCCGTGGGACTCCTATCTGCAGCGCAGGCCTCCACGGCAATCACTCTTCACTGCAGCATTGCCGAGGGAACCAGCATCGAGGCCTTTCGCACCAGCATCGCTGAAGTTCTTCACAAGGAGGCAGCAGGGGTGCTGGCTCAGCCCCAGGACTACAAGAGTGTGGCCCACCTACTGGAGTCCACCCACAACAGGATCGTGGATGGCATCACGTCTCCCAAAAAGTCCTATCTGGACAAGATGGATGAGACTAAGGTGGACGATTTCATCAGCGAGGTGGCCAATGGCCTCTTCAAGCACGCGTTTGAGAAAGCGAAAAAGAAAAGAGAACTAGAAGGCCCGGGCAAAGACGTCCCTAATATCCAGGGCTTTCTGCAGGAGAGCGTGAGCAATGTGCTCTTCGACGTCCTTTGTCTCACTTCAAAGAGGATCGGTGACATTTCCAAATATGATATAGGGTCGTTTGACAGACAAGAGGGTGATGTCGGCTCCAGGGACTACGAGACAGCCGCCAACACCAAGGAACCATTAAGTCAATTACAGCGCTTCGATGGCTCCAGCCAGCCCGATAATTATGAAGCCCACTGGGCAGAGAAGACGCCCATCTACTCCGCGATAAGGGAGGACAAATATGGACTCGAGAGGGAGAGTGAACCTTATGGGTCTCACAGCTCGCCACATttcagagagcagcagcagctcGGACAAGCTCAGACTAAAGTCTCGTCCTCTACTAAGGACTGCTATGATCTCCAGGGCCAGCAGGCCAGAGGAAACATCAGAGAGCCTTTTACAGAGAGCTTAGCCCACCAGGTCTCTTCATCCCTGGGCACAGAGAAAAGATGGAGAGCCAGTACGGACAGCAGACAGTCTTCTCTGACCCCTCAGTCCTCTTTTAGCTCCTCCTCCACAGGGGCCTTGGTCTGCCTAAAGATGGACTCAGAGTCCAGAACTACCCCTGTCAACTACTTCGCTGATGACCTGGCCACCACCGTGGTCTCCATGGCCACTGAGCTGGCCGCCATCTGCCTGGAGAATTCCAGCGGGAAGCAGCCGTGGTTCTGTGCCCTGAAGGGCGCAGCCGGCTACTACCCCGAGGGGGGATACCTGCTGCCCTCCTGTTGCACGGCCCTCCGCAGAAAGGAGGGCCAGAACGGCGGTGTGGCATCCAAAAAGCACCGGCCGCCACGCCTCAGTGAGATCAAGAGGAAGACGGAAGAGCAGCCCGAGTTGATGGAGTGCCTGGTCAACCGCGTGGTGGATGAGACCGTCAACCTAGACGACATGCCCCAGACTCTTGACCCATTCGCACTCTTTGCCTCCGAGGTCACCGCCCGCATCATGAACTGCCCCGAGCTCAACGTAGTTGACACCTCCAAGCCCGGCCAGCAGACCCGCAGCCGGCTGCAGTGCGAGCGGTGGAGCCGGGGCAAGGCCGCCAGCTACGAAAGCATCCCAGAGGAGGACGCCGGTCCCCCGGGTACCCCCAACACCCTGGGCCCTGGCAGCCGGCTGGGCCAGAACCTGAGCAGGGGAGGCTCCATCTCCAAGCAGTCCAGCTGCGAGAGTATTACGGACGAGTTCTCCCGCTTCATGGTGAAccagatggagatggagggcCGGGGTTTTGACCTGCTCCTGGACTACTACGCCGGGCAGAACGCCAGCAGCATCCTGGCGGCAGCCGTGCAGCAGGCAGCCACCAAGAAGAACGGCCACCTCAATGTGAGGGCCACCTCCTGTCTGTCCAAGCAGTCCAGTACGGAGAGCATCACGGAGGAGTTCTACAGGTTCATGCTCAAAGACATGGACATGGAGAGCAAAGACTACAGTATGGGAAGAACTAAAGAGTGGAGCAACAGCCTATTGCCTCCATCTCCCAGAACCCTCTTCTGTATCCGTCAGTCCTCTGTGCCGGACAGACGTTTCTCAGACTCCAGGCTGACCGTCAACTCGCCCATCAAGGCCAACTCCTTTGATGGCTTCGTCCGCAATGTGCACGGGGACACACTCAACATCTACCCCACCAACTCGGTGCAGGTGTCTGCCACGGGCCTCTGCAAGTCTGATTCATGTCTGTACCAGAGGGGCCAGACTGACCAGATCACCGACATGCTGATCCACGAGACCTGGTCCAGCTCCATTGAGTCCCTGATGCGGAAGAACAAGATCATTGCAGACCCGGAGGACAGCATTGACCTGGTGGATGCAGAGTCCCAGACCCACATGCTGCAGTATGCCAACCGCCTGGCCGCAGACATCGTGGAAACCGGGAAGTCTGTCCTGCAGGATGGGGATGGAGCCGGAGGAGGAGGCGTGGTGGGGCGACAACAACACATGCccgtgggggagaggaggagaggcttcAAACAGTCCCGCCCTGGCTGCACCCGGAGCAGAGCCAGCCAGGAGCAACCAGGAGGGGGCGGAGACAGCACATGTACAGCAGCGGGTCCCCCCGTCAGGGGCCCCAGGGAGGTCCCTGTACCAGTGATCCACATCGAGACAGATCAGAGGGACGATCCAGAGTCTGGGAATCTGGTGGAAAGGGCCTGGCATCACCCCTGGGACCCAGCGCCCCCTGAGGGGACAGCCCAGTGGCGCGCTGAGAGGGCCTCAGTGAGCCGCAGCAG GAACGGGAACAGCAGCACGTCTAGCCTGGGTCTGGCAGACTTGGAGGGCTTGTCTGACATCCCCAGTCAGAGCACAGTGAACAG TGAGGAGGCAGACAAGGGTCACCTAAGGGAGAGCAAGGAGAACGTAAATG AGGGCAGCTCCCTGTggacagtagggggcagtagcaGCCACAGGGAGCTTCTGGTGGTCAACTGTGACTTGGATCCAGAGTGTGTGGACTCAGAGCTGCGCTTGGCCCTGCAGTGGATCGCCGCCTCCGAGCTGGGCCTGCATGCCGTCTACTTCAGGAAGTGTAAGGAGAGGACGTCCAAGGTGGGTGCAGCACAGCACATGCAG TTCCAGAGGGTGTTGCAGCTGGTGTCTCAGAAGGCATGGAGGATCGGAGATCTCTTCAATGCTGTGATCCAGTTCTGTAAACTCCACCAGGAAGAGGAGGACGGAGGCAGCTCTCTGTCCAGTCTTTTCGACTGGCTACTGGAGACCCACTAG
- the LOC109909380 gene encoding A-kinase anchor protein SPHKAP-like isoform X2, whose product MAGAKCLLKTPSNFQSSAMFQSSESGDAEGVSTDSTLGSSVTACKKVLCSSSVLDSSEYWLRNEKALCRLGLLEDDAEGRSNTMCFVNLDQQKVDRHNDSCIKKLASISPDLPKLVGSLSVRQPKVNEILLLGGLETPDPSHPHQYPTHTQGQRGTDVCLVQCPGGRRPTSIIYEINKFLIGLQWGQERQGSQGRMMAGQRMDDDTNRSFSSIEEDFLTASEHLGDDSEDDGLRNECSDVAVGLADAEHSDRPACQRGRLGQNQWQDSEDSEVTICSPPATKKQGGRAPARASGHHNKESAGHYATNLAESVLQDAFIRLSQDEPSFATEAAVSMTPGSHRPPAVLTSTGVEEPSRARACSFELPKIVIVQSPDNCEGLPEWLGTQASHVAVEYGVCGAARQVTAEHGPEAHSFHTTTTTSGRHPNKPLQQALACAASVIGTISSPQVAEQLAMEPTEEDMEREGQRDPEGTNYSFSSAMCGMAQVAGAVAVVELAKEAEEGGCESEDDSTTEVYSAASVGLLSAAQASTAITLHCSIAEGTSIEAFRTSIAEVLHKEAAGVLAQPQDYKSVAHLLESTHNRIVDGITSPKKSYLDKMDETKVDDFISEVANGLFKHAFEKAKKKRELEGPGKDVPNIQGFLQESVSNVLFDVLCLTSKRIGDISKYDIGSFDRQEGDVGSRDYETAANTKEPLSQLQRFDGSSQPDNYEAHWAEKTPIYSAIREDKYGLERESEPYGSHSSPHFREQQQLGQAQTKVSSSTKDCYDLQGQQARGNIREPFTESLAHQVSSSLGTEKRWRASTDSRQSSLTPQSSFSSSSTGALVCLKMDSESRTTPVNYFADDLATTVVSMATELAAICLENSSGKQPWFCALKGAAGYYPEGGYLLPSCCTALRRKEGQNGGVASKKHRPPRLSEIKRKTEEQPELMECLVNRVVDETVNLDDMPQTLDPFALFASEVTARIMNCPELNVVDTSKPGQQTRSRLQCERWSRGKAASYESIPEEDAGPPGTPNTLGPGSRLGQNLSRGGSISKQSSCESITDEFSRFMVNQMEMEGRGFDLLLDYYAGQNASSILAAAVQQAATKKNGHLNVRATSCLSKQSSTESITEEFYRFMLKDMDMESKDYSMGRTKEWSNSLLPPSPRTLFCIRQSSVPDRRFSDSRLTVNSPIKANSFDGFVRNVHGDTLNIYPTNSVQVSATGLCKSDSCLYQRGQTDQITDMLIHETWSSSIESLMRKNKIIADPEDSIDLVDAESQTHMLQYANRLAADIVETGKSVLQDGDGAGGGGVVGRQQHMPVGERRRGFKQSRPGCTRSRASQEQPGGGGDSTCTAAGPPVRGPREVPVPVIHIETDQRDDPESGNLVERAWHHPWDPAPPEGTAQWRAERASVSRSSFERDKTAVPSAPAAVPAVDERNKRSLSASSEDSSESWSQIAPDDDPHEETSSFIQLSEGNGNSSTSSLGLADLEGLSDIPSQSTVNSEEADKGHLRESKENVNEGSSLWTVGGSSSHRELLVVNCDLDPECVDSELRLALQWIAASELGLHAVYFRKCKERTSKFQRVLQLVSQKAWRIGDLFNAVIQFCKLHQEEEDGGSSLSSLFDWLLETH is encoded by the exons GTGCTGTGCAGTAGCAGTGTGCTGGACTCGTCAGAGTACTGGCTGAGGAATGagaaggctctgtgcaggctggGCCTCCTGGAGGATGACGCTGAGGGGAGAAGCAATACG ATGTGCTTTGTGAATCTGGACCAGCAGAAGGTGGATCGTCACAACGACAGCTGCATCAAG AAACTGGCCTCCATCTCTCCAGACCTGCCCAAGCTGGTTGGCTCTCTGAGCGTGCGACAGCCCAAGGTGAACGAGATCCTGCTGCTCGGTGGTTTGGAGACTCCGGACCCCTCTCACCCTCACCAGtaccccacccacacacag GGCCAGAGGGGTACAGATGTGTGCCTGGTCCAGTGTCCTGGGGGCCGGCGGCCCACCAGCATCATCTATGAGATCAACAAGTTCCTGATCGGGCTACAGTGGGGTCAGGAGAGGCAGGGGTCTCAGGGGCGGATGATGGCAGGGCAGAGGATGGATGACGACACCAACCGCTCCTTCTCATCCATAGAGGAGGACTTTCTCACTGCCTCAGAACACCTGGGGGATGACAGCGAGGATGACGGCTTACGAAATG agtgcagtgatgtggcAGTGGGGTTGGCAGACGCAGAGCACAGCGATAGACCTGCGTGTCAGAGGGGACGCCTGGGCCAGAACCAGTGGCAGGACAGCGAGGACTCTGAGGTGACCATTTGCTCCCCTCCAGCCACCAAGAAACAAGGAGGAAGGGCACCGGCGAGAGCTAGCGGTCACCACAATAAGGAGTCAGCCGGCCACTACGCCACCAACCTGGCTGAGTCGGTACTGCAGGACGCCTTCATCCGCCTGTCTCAGGACGAACCGTCCTTCGCCACCGAGGCTGCTGTGAGCATGACCCCTGGCAGCCACCGCCCCCCTGCCGTCCTCACCAGCACAGGAGTCGAGGAGCCCTCTCGGGCACGTGCCTGCTCTTTCGAGCTGCCTAAGATCGTCATAGTGCAGAGCCCGGATAATTGCGAGGGCCTACCGGAGTGGCTGGGTACTCAGGCCTCTCACGTGGCTGTGGAGTATGGTGTTTGTGGTGCTGCCAGACAGGTAACGGCGGAACACGGACCAGAGGCCCATAGCTtccacactaccaccactaccagtgGACGACACCCCAACAAACCCCTGCAGCAGGCCCTGGCATGTGCTGCCAGTGTCATCGGCACCATCTCCAGCCCACAGGTAGCAGAGCAGCTAGCGATGGAGCCAACAGAggaggacatggagagagagggacagagagacccTGAGGGCACCAACTACTCCTTCTCCTCAGCCATGTGTGGTATGGCCCAGGTGGCGGGGGCAGTGGCCGTGGTGGAGCTAGCTAAAGAGGCCGAGGAGGGGGGCTGCGAGTCAGAAGATGACTCCACCACTGAGGTCTACTCAGCTGCCTCCGTGGGACTCCTATCTGCAGCGCAGGCCTCCACGGCAATCACTCTTCACTGCAGCATTGCCGAGGGAACCAGCATCGAGGCCTTTCGCACCAGCATCGCTGAAGTTCTTCACAAGGAGGCAGCAGGGGTGCTGGCTCAGCCCCAGGACTACAAGAGTGTGGCCCACCTACTGGAGTCCACCCACAACAGGATCGTGGATGGCATCACGTCTCCCAAAAAGTCCTATCTGGACAAGATGGATGAGACTAAGGTGGACGATTTCATCAGCGAGGTGGCCAATGGCCTCTTCAAGCACGCGTTTGAGAAAGCGAAAAAGAAAAGAGAACTAGAAGGCCCGGGCAAAGACGTCCCTAATATCCAGGGCTTTCTGCAGGAGAGCGTGAGCAATGTGCTCTTCGACGTCCTTTGTCTCACTTCAAAGAGGATCGGTGACATTTCCAAATATGATATAGGGTCGTTTGACAGACAAGAGGGTGATGTCGGCTCCAGGGACTACGAGACAGCCGCCAACACCAAGGAACCATTAAGTCAATTACAGCGCTTCGATGGCTCCAGCCAGCCCGATAATTATGAAGCCCACTGGGCAGAGAAGACGCCCATCTACTCCGCGATAAGGGAGGACAAATATGGACTCGAGAGGGAGAGTGAACCTTATGGGTCTCACAGCTCGCCACATttcagagagcagcagcagctcGGACAAGCTCAGACTAAAGTCTCGTCCTCTACTAAGGACTGCTATGATCTCCAGGGCCAGCAGGCCAGAGGAAACATCAGAGAGCCTTTTACAGAGAGCTTAGCCCACCAGGTCTCTTCATCCCTGGGCACAGAGAAAAGATGGAGAGCCAGTACGGACAGCAGACAGTCTTCTCTGACCCCTCAGTCCTCTTTTAGCTCCTCCTCCACAGGGGCCTTGGTCTGCCTAAAGATGGACTCAGAGTCCAGAACTACCCCTGTCAACTACTTCGCTGATGACCTGGCCACCACCGTGGTCTCCATGGCCACTGAGCTGGCCGCCATCTGCCTGGAGAATTCCAGCGGGAAGCAGCCGTGGTTCTGTGCCCTGAAGGGCGCAGCCGGCTACTACCCCGAGGGGGGATACCTGCTGCCCTCCTGTTGCACGGCCCTCCGCAGAAAGGAGGGCCAGAACGGCGGTGTGGCATCCAAAAAGCACCGGCCGCCACGCCTCAGTGAGATCAAGAGGAAGACGGAAGAGCAGCCCGAGTTGATGGAGTGCCTGGTCAACCGCGTGGTGGATGAGACCGTCAACCTAGACGACATGCCCCAGACTCTTGACCCATTCGCACTCTTTGCCTCCGAGGTCACCGCCCGCATCATGAACTGCCCCGAGCTCAACGTAGTTGACACCTCCAAGCCCGGCCAGCAGACCCGCAGCCGGCTGCAGTGCGAGCGGTGGAGCCGGGGCAAGGCCGCCAGCTACGAAAGCATCCCAGAGGAGGACGCCGGTCCCCCGGGTACCCCCAACACCCTGGGCCCTGGCAGCCGGCTGGGCCAGAACCTGAGCAGGGGAGGCTCCATCTCCAAGCAGTCCAGCTGCGAGAGTATTACGGACGAGTTCTCCCGCTTCATGGTGAAccagatggagatggagggcCGGGGTTTTGACCTGCTCCTGGACTACTACGCCGGGCAGAACGCCAGCAGCATCCTGGCGGCAGCCGTGCAGCAGGCAGCCACCAAGAAGAACGGCCACCTCAATGTGAGGGCCACCTCCTGTCTGTCCAAGCAGTCCAGTACGGAGAGCATCACGGAGGAGTTCTACAGGTTCATGCTCAAAGACATGGACATGGAGAGCAAAGACTACAGTATGGGAAGAACTAAAGAGTGGAGCAACAGCCTATTGCCTCCATCTCCCAGAACCCTCTTCTGTATCCGTCAGTCCTCTGTGCCGGACAGACGTTTCTCAGACTCCAGGCTGACCGTCAACTCGCCCATCAAGGCCAACTCCTTTGATGGCTTCGTCCGCAATGTGCACGGGGACACACTCAACATCTACCCCACCAACTCGGTGCAGGTGTCTGCCACGGGCCTCTGCAAGTCTGATTCATGTCTGTACCAGAGGGGCCAGACTGACCAGATCACCGACATGCTGATCCACGAGACCTGGTCCAGCTCCATTGAGTCCCTGATGCGGAAGAACAAGATCATTGCAGACCCGGAGGACAGCATTGACCTGGTGGATGCAGAGTCCCAGACCCACATGCTGCAGTATGCCAACCGCCTGGCCGCAGACATCGTGGAAACCGGGAAGTCTGTCCTGCAGGATGGGGATGGAGCCGGAGGAGGAGGCGTGGTGGGGCGACAACAACACATGCccgtgggggagaggaggagaggcttcAAACAGTCCCGCCCTGGCTGCACCCGGAGCAGAGCCAGCCAGGAGCAACCAGGAGGGGGCGGAGACAGCACATGTACAGCAGCGGGTCCCCCCGTCAGGGGCCCCAGGGAGGTCCCTGTACCAGTGATCCACATCGAGACAGATCAGAGGGACGATCCAGAGTCTGGGAATCTGGTGGAAAGGGCCTGGCATCACCCCTGGGACCCAGCGCCCCCTGAGGGGACAGCCCAGTGGCGCGCTGAGAGGGCCTCAGTGAGCCGCAGCAG CTTTGAGAGAGACAAGACGGCAGTGCCCTCTGCGCCCGCTGCGGTACCCGCAGTAGATGAACGAAACAAGCGCTCTCTGAGTGCTAGCAGTGAGGACAGCTCAGAAAGCTGGTCCCAGATCGCCCCTGATGACGACCCCCACGAGGAGACCAGTAGTTTTATCCAGCTGAGCGAGGG GAACGGGAACAGCAGCACGTCTAGCCTGGGTCTGGCAGACTTGGAGGGCTTGTCTGACATCCCCAGTCAGAGCACAGTGAACAG TGAGGAGGCAGACAAGGGTCACCTAAGGGAGAGCAAGGAGAACGTAAATG AGGGCAGCTCCCTGTggacagtagggggcagtagcaGCCACAGGGAGCTTCTGGTGGTCAACTGTGACTTGGATCCAGAGTGTGTGGACTCAGAGCTGCGCTTGGCCCTGCAGTGGATCGCCGCCTCCGAGCTGGGCCTGCATGCCGTCTACTTCAGGAAGTGTAAGGAGAGGACGTCCAAG TTCCAGAGGGTGTTGCAGCTGGTGTCTCAGAAGGCATGGAGGATCGGAGATCTCTTCAATGCTGTGATCCAGTTCTGTAAACTCCACCAGGAAGAGGAGGACGGAGGCAGCTCTCTGTCCAGTCTTTTCGACTGGCTACTGGAGACCCACTAG